The following coding sequences are from one Loxodonta africana isolate mLoxAfr1 chromosome 18, mLoxAfr1.hap2, whole genome shotgun sequence window:
- the CCDC43 gene encoding coiled-coil domain-containing protein 43 isoform X2 translates to MAAPGEVAAAASAEGDGGGCAFGIWLDGRLEALGVDRVVYSAYILGVLQEEEEEEKLDALQGILSAFLEEDSLLNICREIVERWSETQNVVTKVKKEDEVQAIATLIEKQAQIVVKPRMVSEEEKQRKAALLAQYADVTDEEDSVPKHQCGRCPQCPKTGARLASG, encoded by the exons ATGGCGGCGCCCGGCGAAGTGGCTGCGGCAGCGTCCGCAGAAGGCGATGGTGGGGGTTGCGCCTTCGGGATTTGGCTGGACGGACGGTTGGAGGCGCTGGGAGTAGACCGAGTTGTGTACAGCGCCTACATCCTGGGTGTCCtgcaggaggaagaggaagaagagaagctgGATGCCCTGCAGGGAATCCTCTCTGCTTTCCTG GAAGAAGACTCCCTACTTAACATATGCCGGGAGATTGTGGAACGATGGTCGGAAACTCAGAACGTTGTCACCAAGGTGAAAAAAGAAG ATGAAGTACAGGCCATTGCCACCCTAATTGAGAAGCAGGCACAGATCGTGGTGAAGCCCAGGATGGTGTCAGAAGAGGAGAAGCAGAGAAAAGCTGCCCTCCTGGCCCAGTATGCTGatgtcacagatgaagagga CTCTGTTCCGAAACACCAATGTGGAAGATGTCCTCAATGCCCGAAAACTGGAGCGAGACTCGCTTCGGGATGA
- the MEIOC gene encoding meiosis-specific coiled-coil domain-containing protein MEIOC: MLTGSTSFYDCYKSQSEDNVDLRQTYTPLSSSTEYSNSVDSSLFYAPWSTYGDDIKQPSNSQINVKNRIQTERNDYGSETDLYGLVSNILEEQDKSQPYFAEGTCSSNLKSVWPMNTSRFADHHDLLTEAKRPIDTAISQQAFYSGESVSAVEKQYLHNSNLTPQQKIDELYHGFTGLDLEEQWMYPSRSDHSNCYNIQTIDAAKTFQEYPFIKNCFTPQTGLSDIMKESGVDTYPYGREKTCAKGLEAPLQQKRAEMFLSQFNRYNENADYCRYPEYTHPNKAKLNKCSNFSVQDSKKLANGTPETPTVEADTYTKLFQVKSANQKKMEETIPDQQNFTFPKTTPHLTEKQFAKEAAFTADFGLKSEYGLKPHTTCSANNDFANVTEKQQFAKPDPPNSDYFKSVNLLSNAATSSGGINLNRPTWMSVQTKNNIPIPYRNPGNLMKLNSHLSAASKGSNHSDFPQLSSTNLPPNNNLFQKYCQENPSAFSSFDFSYSGAERIQSVNHLEGLTKTGEENLFESVTDKKIKQSNGFCDNYSTQQYGIIENVNKHNFQAKPQSGHYDPEEGPKHLDGLSQNTYQDLLESQGLFNSHRQGSGDNSINSRVNRTQASCFSNNFMMGDLRHNQSFQQLGSNGFPLRSTHPFGHSVVPLLDSYDLFSYDDLSHLYPYFNDMMYGDNSFSGFVPTFGFQRPIKTRSGPASELHIRLEECYEQWRALEKERKKTELALAKNYPGKKVSSTNNTPIPRLTSNPSRVDRLIVDELREQARVVTLLGKMERLRSSPLHANISTALDRHLESIHIVQSRRKDEIVNASNRQRQGVPRCQDDRDVFALASAIKEMCVATRKARTTLWCALQMTLPKTASTAGQADVEKALQDIVSCEDKIHESINNSNPMNQRGEANKH, from the exons ATGCTGACTGGCTCCACTTCCTTCTATGATTGCTACAAATCGCAG AGTGAAGACAATGTAGACCTAAGGCAGACCTACACTCCACTTTCTTCATCAACAGAATATTCAAATTCTGTAGATTCTTCACTTTTCTATGCACCATGGTCTACTTATGGAGATGATATTAAACAACCTTCTAATTCTCAGATCAATGTCAAGAACAG gaTTCAAACTGAAAGAAATGACTATGGCAGTGAAACAGACTTATATGGACTTGTGTCTAACATTTTAGAAGAACAAGATAAGTCACAGCCATATTTTGCTGAGGG GACCTGCTCCTCCAATTTAAAGTCAGTTTGGCCGATGAACACAAGCAGATTTGCAGATCACCATGACCTCTTAACAGAAGCCAAAAGGCCAATAGATACAGCCATCTCTCAGCAAGCTTTTTATAGTGGTGAATCTGTGTCAGCAGTGGAAAAACAATACCTGCATAATAGTAATCTCACACCACAACAAAAAATAGATGAACTTTATCATGGATTCACTGGTTTAGACCTTGAAGAACAATGGATGTACCCCTCACGAAGTGATCATTCTAACTGTTACAATATTCAGACAATCGATGCAGCTAAAACATTCCAAGAATATCCATTTATCAAAAACTGTTTTACACCACAAACTGGTCtgtctgacatcatgaaagaatcAGGAGTTGATACTTACCCTTACGGGAGAGAAAAAACATGTGCTAAAGGTCTTGAAGCACCATTACAGCAAAAAAGGGCAGAAATGTTTCTTTCCCAATTTAATAGATACAATGAAAATGCAGATTATTGTAGATACCCAGAATATACTCATCCTAACAAGGCTAAGCTTAACAAATGTTCAAATTTTAGTGTCCAAGACagtaaaaaattagccaatggcaCACCAGAAACACCAACTGTAGAAGCAGATACCTACACAAAGTTATTTCAAGTTAAATCAGCaaatcagaagaagatggaggaGACAATACCTGACCAACAGAATTTCACATTTCCCAAAACTACACCACATCTGACAGAAAAGCAGTTTGCAAAGGAAGCAGCATTCACTGCTGATTTTGGCTTAAAATCAGAATATGGACTGAAACCTCATACAACTTGCTCAGCTAATAATGATTTTGCTAATGTCACAGAAAAGCAGCAGTTTGCTAAACCTGATCCCCCAAATTCTGACTATTTTAAATCAGTGAATTTGTTGTCAAATGCAGCAACATCTTCAGGAGGTATCAACTTAAACAGACCAACGTGGATGAGTGttcaaacaaaaaataacattcCTATTCCTTATCGAAATCCAGGTAACTTGATGAAATTAAACAGTCATTTAAGTGCTGCTTCAAAAGGTTCTAACCATTCAGATTTTCCCCAACTATCATCCACAAATTTACCCCCAAATAACAATTTATTTCAAAAGtattgccaagaaaacccttcaGCATTTTCTAGTTTTGATTTCAGTTACAGTGGTGCAGAAAGAATTCAATCTGTCAATCACCTGGAAGgactgacaaagactggagaagaaaATCTTTTTGAATCAGTTACcgataaaaaaataaagcagtcAAATGGATTTTGTGATAATTATTCAACTCAGCAATATGGGATCATTGAAAATGTGAACAAACATAATTTTCAAGCTAAGCCCCAGAGTGGACATTATGATCCTGAGGAAGGTCCAAAGCATTTAGATGGCTTATCTCAAAATACATATCAAGATCTGTTGGAGTCACAGGGTCTTTTTAATAGCCACAGACAGGGAAGTGGAGACAACAGTATTAATAGCCGTGTGAATCGCACACAGGCGTCATGCTTTTCTAATAATTTTATGATGGGAGATTTAAGGCATAATCAGAGTTTTCAACAACTTGGTTCAAATGGGTTTCCCCTAAGATCTACCCACCCATTTGGCCATTCTGTTGTTCCACTGTTGGATTcctatgatttgttttcttatgATGACTTAAGCCATTTATACCCTTATTTTAATGATATGATGTATGGTGATAATTCCTTTTCTGGTTTTGTGCCAACTTTTGGATTTCAAAGACCAATTAAAACCCGTAGTGGACCAGCCAGTGAACTTCATATTCGTCTAGAAGAGTGCTATGAACAGTGGAGAGCattagaaaaggagagaaagaag ACTGAATTGGCCCTTGCCAAGAATTACCCAGGAAAAAAAGTATCCAGTACTAATAATACTCCAATTCCAAGGCTGACCTCCAATCCATCTAGAGTTGATCGCTTAATTGTGGATGAACTTCGAGAACAAGCCAGA GTTGTGACTTTACTAGGCAAAATGGAACGTCTTCGAAGCTCTCCCCTTCATGCCAATATCTCTACTGCTCTTGATAGACACTTGGAGTCCATTCACATTGTACAGTCACGTAGAAAGGATGAAATTGTAAATGCTTCAAATCGGCAAAGGCAAGGAGTTCCTAGATGCCAAGATGACAGAG ATGTTTTTGCTCTTGCTTCAGCAATTAAAGAGATGTGTGTGGCTACTCGGAAAGCACGCACTACCTTATGGTGTGCACTGCAGATGACCTTGCCAAAAACAGCCAGTACAGCTGGCCAAGCAGATGTGGAAAAGGCTTTACAAGATATAGTAAGTTGTGAAGATAAAATCCATGAAAGCATAAATAATAGCAACCCAATGAACCAGAGAGGTGAAGCAAACAAACATTAA
- the CCDC43 gene encoding coiled-coil domain-containing protein 43 isoform X1 has protein sequence MAAPGEVAAAASAEGDGGGCAFGIWLDGRLEALGVDRVVYSAYILGVLQEEEEEEKLDALQGILSAFLEEDSLLNICREIVERWSETQNVVTKVKKEDEVQAIATLIEKQAQIVVKPRMVSEEEKQRKAALLAQYADVTDEEEEADEKDDSGATTMNIGSDKSLFRNTNVEDVLNARKLERDSLRDESQRKKEQDRLQRERDKLAKQERKEKEKKRTQKGERKR, from the exons ATGGCGGCGCCCGGCGAAGTGGCTGCGGCAGCGTCCGCAGAAGGCGATGGTGGGGGTTGCGCCTTCGGGATTTGGCTGGACGGACGGTTGGAGGCGCTGGGAGTAGACCGAGTTGTGTACAGCGCCTACATCCTGGGTGTCCtgcaggaggaagaggaagaagagaagctgGATGCCCTGCAGGGAATCCTCTCTGCTTTCCTG GAAGAAGACTCCCTACTTAACATATGCCGGGAGATTGTGGAACGATGGTCGGAAACTCAGAACGTTGTCACCAAGGTGAAAAAAGAAG ATGAAGTACAGGCCATTGCCACCCTAATTGAGAAGCAGGCACAGATCGTGGTGAAGCCCAGGATGGTGTCAGAAGAGGAGAAGCAGAGAAAAGCTGCCCTCCTGGCCCAGTATGCTGatgtcacagatgaagagga GGAAGCAGATGAGAAGGATGATTCAGGTGCCACCACAATGAACATTGGTTCTGACAAAT CTCTGTTCCGAAACACCAATGTGGAAGATGTCCTCAATGCCCGAAAACTGGAGCGAGACTCGCTTCGGGATGAGTCCCAAAGGAAGAAGGAACAAGACAGGTTGCAGAGGGAGAGGGACAAACTAGCCAAGCAGGAGcgcaaggaaaaggaaaagaaaaggacacAGAAAGGGGAGCGAAAGCGATAA